A single region of the Liolophura sinensis isolate JHLJ2023 chromosome 9, CUHK_Ljap_v2, whole genome shotgun sequence genome encodes:
- the LOC135475932 gene encoding uncharacterized protein LOC135475932, translating to MKVALCLLTIVIAAITSSEGAVPYAYAPMLYTFHDLLAQSACAARSNETQRVWALRRSCCGVKTCNRICNEKRLLCIHAYFVDKNPLMLPRTDDRSITEEGSNGLSMTNFMDGCSWRAGHCGPNYCCCEGKWDTIFAP from the exons ATGAAAGTAGCTCTGTGTTTATTGACTATTGTTATAGCAGCCATCA CAAGTAGTGAAGGGGCAGTGCCATACGCATATGCACCAATGCTTTACACCTTCCATGATTTGTTGGCTCAATCTGCTTGTGCTGCTCGTAGTAACGAAACACAAAGGGTTTGGGCATTGAGGAGATCCTGCTGTGGTGTGAAAACATGCAATCGTATCTGCAATGAAAAGAG GCTGCTTTGTATACACGCGTACTTCGTAGACAAAAATCCCCTGATGCTTCCCAGAACGGACGATCGTAGTATAACAGAAGAAGGCAGCAATGGACTGAGCATGACAAACTTTATGGATGGCTGCTCATGGCGAGCTGGTCACTGTGGACCGAACTACTGTTGTTGTGAGGGGAAATGGGACACGATTTTTGCTCCTTAG